In a single window of the Carassius carassius chromosome 26, fCarCar2.1, whole genome shotgun sequence genome:
- the spic gene encoding transcription factor Spi-C, producing MGPLENDINQDFQDAIDVIQRHSQIRHCDNENKYYENLGSQQSSVRHAISYYQFTPHFEPPGPMFDWNESSSWSHIGPDVSLGPLCSAESSAFYSSLPQRHGKGRKKLRLYEYLHEALHDDNMGDSIQWTDRGSGIFHFISKNKEKLAECWGQRKGNRKTMTYQKMARALRNYSRTGEIVKVRRKLTYQFNPAILQRLSSLSGYSSGPSSRDMALHQQGSAEHVYYSSPLPDCHYWYGQYSDQAEYDLATVLTMHEEPKIGVSVQ from the exons ATG GGACCTCTTGAAAATGACATTAATCAAGATTTTCAGGATGCCATTGATGTAATTCAGCGACACTCTCAGATCCGACACTGTGACAACG AAAATAAATACTATGAGAATTTGGGAAGTCAACAGTCCTCTGTGAGACATGCCATCTCATACTATCAGTTCACACCTCATTTCGAGCCTCCAGGACCGATGTTTGACTGGAATGAATCCTCG TCATGGTCTCACATTGGGCCAGATGTGTCTCTGGGGCCACTGTGTTCTGCTGAGTCTTCAGCGTTTTACTCGAGTTTACCACAGCGCCACGGAAAAG GTCGTAAGAAGTTACGCTTATATGAATATTTGCACGAGGCTCTTCACGACGACAACATGGGCGACTCCATCCAATGGACAGACCGAGGAAGCGGCATCTTCCACTTCATctccaaaaataaagaaaaactggCCGAATGCTGGGGTCAGCGCAAGGGCAACCGCAAGACCATGACCTACCAGAAAATGGCACGCGCTCTCCGCAACTACAGCCGCACGGGTGAGATTGTCAAAGTGCGTCGCAAGCTCACCTATCAGTTTAACCCAGCTATACTGCAGCGATTGAGCTCACTGTCAGGCTACAGCTCGGGCCCTTCGTCCAGAGACATGGCCCTTCATCAGCAAGGCTCTGCTGAGCACGTCTACTACAGCTCTCCTCTTCCAGACTGTCATTACTGGTACGGCCAATACTCTGACCAGGCCGAGTACGATCTTGCTACTGTGCTGACAATGCACGAGGAGCCCAAAATTGGCGTTTCAGTTCAGTGA
- the spi2 gene encoding DNA-binding protein D-ETS-3, translated as MNRQQEYQTDLEVILEFLEEHYRQESRRKALWNTSDLSVMSTSEDVDISREKLPAGEHSNNTLEKEKSQLQPPAPAAQQVMGSLAKANGSDSYTDCRMNCNSNAVDQSAVLHNAPDGQVLNALNGPERPLTLHTTPEKCAESLPSITPAGKGKKLRLFHFMFEMLEDPGMAHCVSWVPASAGVFRFSARNKECVAELWGQRKGNRMPMTYQKMSRALRNYARSGEIIKVKKKLTYQFSLATLSTLQSQHGVKKAACGSK; from the exons ATG AACCGTCAACAGGAATATCAGACTGATTTGGAGGTGATTCTGGAATTTCTTGAGGAGCATTACAGACAGGAATCTCGAAGAAAAGCCCTATGGAACA CAAGTGATCTTTCTGTCATGTCAACCAGTGAAGATGTGGACATATCTAGAGAGAAGTTACCTGCTGGAGAGCATTCTAACAATACGTTAGAAAAAGAAAAGTCCCAGCTGCAGCCTCCTGCACCTGCAGCTCAGCAG GTCATGGGATCTCTGGCCAAAGCAAACGGATCAGATTCATATACAGACTGTAGAATGAATTGCAACAGCAACGCTGTCGATCAGTCAGCAGTCCTTCACAATGCACCTGACGGGCAAGTGTTAAACGCACTAAACGGACCAGAGAGACCTTTAACGCTGCATACAACACCTGAAAAGTGTGCCGAATCATTGCCCAGCATTACACCAGCAGGGAAAG GGAAAAAGCTACGTCTTTTCCACTTTATGTTTGAGATGCTGGAGGACCCAGGCATGGCCCACTGTGTGTCCTGGGTGCCTGCTTCGGCAGGCGTCTTCCGCTTTTCTGCCAGAAACAAGGAGTGCGTGGCTGAGCTATGGGGCCAGAGGAAGGGCAATCGGATGCCCATGACCTACCAGAAAATGTCCCGTGCCCTGCGAAATTACGCCCGCTCGGGGGAGATCATTAAAGTGAAAAAGAAACTGACTTATCAGTTTAGTTTAGCAACCCTCTCTACTTTACAGAGCCAACATGGTGTAAAGAAAGCAGCATGCGGATCAAAATGA